From the Moraxella sp. FZFQ2102 genome, the window CGTGCACTGCTTGCTTTTGCACCAAAGCTGATGAAGTTCTTATCATTCGCCGGTACACTTGCGATGTTCTTGGTCGGTGGTGGTATCTTGGTGCATGGCATCGATATGCTACATCATCAGGCACAGGATTTGGCTGCGTTATCAGGCATTGTCGGTGGGCTGGCTGAGACTGCCTATAATGGCGCTGTCGGTCTGATTGCAGGTCTGATTATCCTTGCTGTGGTGATTATGGCAAAGAAGCTATTTGGTAAGAAGCATTGATTTTATCAACAAAAAATAGCTTATTACACAATAAGCCATTTTTTGTTACCCAATCTCAAGCCCATCACACGCCATCTCGACCGCTTTGATGATGGCAAGGGCTTTTTTGTTGGTCTCATCCCATTCTGCCATCGGGTCAGAATCTGCCACCACGCCTGCCCCTGCTTGGACATGCACCTTGCCATCTTTCATCACTGCGGTACGAATGGCGATGGCGGTATCCATATTGCCATGCCAGCCCAGATAACCAATCGCCCCACCAAACACCGTACGGCGGACAGGCTCAACTTCATCAATAATCTGCATGGCTCGGATTTTGGGCGCACCTGACAGCGTACCTGCCGGAAAAGTCGCACAAAACACATCAAGCGCATCGACATCATCACGCACCTGTCCTTCGACATTGCTGGCGATATGCATCACCTGCGAATAGCGTTCGATAAACATCTTGTCCGTCACCTTGACTGAGCCAATTTGACATACTCGTCCGATGTCATTACGCCCAAGGTCAATCAGCATCAGATGCTCGGCGATTTCTTTTTGGTCGGATAGCAGTTCTGCCTCAAGCGCCAAATCCTCTGCCGCATCACGCCCACGACGGCGAGTGCCTGCCAGTGGTCGCACCGTAACCGTACCATCTTCGATACGAGATAAAATCTCAGGTGATGCCCCGATGATGTCAAATGGCGATTTGCCTGCCCCAAAGGTTTCGCCGTGCAGCATAAACAAATACGGCGATGGGTTCAGATAACGCAGCGCTCGATACACACTCAAGGCATCACCATCAAAATCCGCCGTCATACGCTGCGCAGGTACGACTTGCATCACATCACCTGCTAGGATGTAGTCTTTGATTTTATTAACATCCTTGCAGAACTTATCCTGACCTGTGACAGACACAAAGTTTGGCTTAGGCTGTGTGGTCGTGGTCAAATCAGGTCGCTGTCCCAGTGCTTTTTCGATTGCAGCTAGGCGCACCAGTCCATCTTCATAGCCATTTTCAAGCTCGCTATTGGCATAGACAACGATGGATAAAGTATGCTCAAGATTATCAAACACCACCACTTCGGTCGATAACATCAGCCACAAATCAGGCAGATTCAGCGGATTGGGTGCATCCGACTGCCCCACCGATGGCTCAATGGTGCGAATCAAATCATAACCAAAATACCCCACCAAACCACCGCTAAACACCGGCAACGCTGGCACATCCTCCACCGTCGGCATGGTAAACTGCGCCATAAACTTGCGGATTTCATCAAATGGCTTGTCCGTCTGGGTACTCGACACTACGCCCACCAGCTCGCTGCCGACTTTCATCACGCCATCTTGGTATTCAAAATACACGCCCTTGCCAAGCCCAATCATCGAATAACGAGCAAAACGCTCACCGCCGACCACCGACTCAAACAAATAAGCTTTTGGGTTTAGTTTGCGAATATTGGCAAATACCGACACCGGTGTCGCATCGTCCATCAGGCGTTTTTTGATGAGTGGTACATGGCTGTAGCCACGGTGTTTGAATTGTAAAAACTCGTCTTTGGTCATCGGATTTGACATTGTTATAATCCATGCAATTCATAAAAAATTGTCATTATCATAGCACAATTTTATCGAAATTTTTATAAAAAACACACCAAGTCATTATGAACATGGCGTGCTGATTTTGATTATTTTAGGTATTGAGATTTTAGAATGCCTTTAAGCTCGGCATAGCTTAGGTGCAGTGACGGCATCCCAAAGACATAAGGTGTAATCTCATAGGGCTGATACAAAAATTCCACCCCTGTCTCATCAAACATAAAATTATCCGTCACCGCAAAATCCCAGCTATTCATAATCTCGGACGGCTCAACTTCCATCGCAATCAGATATTCATAAAACTTAGCATATAACATCTGCTCTAGGGCATCTTGTTGCCCTGCGATGATAATGTCATCGAGCGTCAGTAGTTTTTTATTTGTCAAATCAAAGACATAGTAATAGCTACTTGGCAAATCATGCGCCCCACCCGTATAGACATTACCATCGATTCGCATCAAGGCAAGCCCTTTGTGCATACCAATCATCGATGGTGTCGCCATCACCGAATAGCTATAGATACTGTCTTCGGCACGCGCAGTATTGACAGCACCAACCAGATTATTTGTAATACGATTCAGCTCACGAGCAAGCTCACGGTCAGTCACCAATGGCTTATCATAAAAAGTTTTGGTTTGCTTGGCGATGGCAGAGTTTGGGTCATGCTCATCCAGTACATCAATGATGGCAAGCACATCTTTATTAATCACACTATCTAGCCACATATGCCCTGTGTGTATCAGCTGATAATCGACGCTCGGGCAATACTCGCCACAGCTCTCATATGGCGTACCATCTGTCTCAACCCATTTGGACTGCACATAAAAATCGCTCGCCTGCGCTAAGCTGAACGCACCAAGTCCCATCGCCAATATCATTGCCATCAAAGTGTGTTTTCGTGGATGAGTTTGCATTGAGTTACCTATTTTTGATTTTCGCCAAGTGCTTAATAAAGATAATTCATCATAGCATAGATATCACATGGTTGAAAATAGTTAATTTAATTTGGCTCATCTCAGTATCAATTATTAAATTTGTATAATCAATAGAATTGAATTTTTATGATGAATTTGGCTTGCCAAGCATCTGATAAAGGCGTATAGTAATACTACCGATACCCAATCGGTAGTTGTATTTTCCTAAGGAAACGAATTATGAGTATGAAAGTCGCTCGCTGGTATGGTCAGCGTGATATCCGTGTTGAAACCGCTCCTATTCCTAGTCCAAAAGCCCATCAAGTCAAAATCGCTGTCAAATACACAGGCATTTGCGGTTCTGATTTGCACGAATACCTAGGTGGTCCAATTTTTATCCCCACCAAAGACAACCACCCTTATTCAGGTCAAAAAGCCCCCATCACCATGGGTCATGAATTTGCTGGTGAAATCGTGGAAGTCGGTAGCGATGTGACTGGTGTGCAAGTGGGCGACCGTGTCACCGTTGAGCCAATCCTTGCCAAAAACGGTCTAACAGGCAAATACAACCTAGACGAAAACTTAGGCTTTGTAGGCCTGATGGCGGATGGCGGCTTTGCTGAATTTTGTGTGGTGGATGCCGAGCTTGTGCATAAGCTACCTGATAGCATTGACTACGAACAAGGCGCCTTGACCGAACCTGCTGCCGTTGCCCTATATGCCGTGCGTCAAAGCAAACTAAAAGCTGGCGATACCGCTGCCGTGTTTGGCTGTGGCCCGATTGGTCTATTGGTCATCGAAGCCTTGCGTGCAGCGGGTGCGACCGACATTTATGCCGTAGAACTATCTGCCGAACGCCAAGCCAAAGCCACTGAGCTTGGTGCCATCGTCATTGACCCTGCCAAAGTGGACGCTGTCGCCGAAATCAAACGCCTAACAGGCGGTGGTGCGGATGTGTCATTTGAAGTCACAGGCGTCGCCCCTGTGCTTAAGCAGTCCATTGAAGCCATCAAAAATGACGGTGAATGTGTGATTGTCAGTATCTGGGAAGGCGAAGCATCTATCCATCCGAACGAAATTGTCATCAAAGAAAAAACCGTCAAAGGCATCATTGCCTATCGCGATG encodes:
- a CDS encoding anthranilate synthase component I family protein; this encodes MTKDEFLQFKHRGYSHVPLIKKRLMDDATPVSVFANIRKLNPKAYLFESVVGGERFARYSMIGLGKGVYFEYQDGVMKVGSELVGVVSSTQTDKPFDEIRKFMAQFTMPTVEDVPALPVFSGGLVGYFGYDLIRTIEPSVGQSDAPNPLNLPDLWLMLSTEVVVFDNLEHTLSIVVYANSELENGYEDGLVRLAAIEKALGQRPDLTTTTQPKPNFVSVTGQDKFCKDVNKIKDYILAGDVMQVVPAQRMTADFDGDALSVYRALRYLNPSPYLFMLHGETFGAGKSPFDIIGASPEILSRIEDGTVTVRPLAGTRRRGRDAAEDLALEAELLSDQKEIAEHLMLIDLGRNDIGRVCQIGSVKVTDKMFIERYSQVMHIASNVEGQVRDDVDALDVFCATFPAGTLSGAPKIRAMQIIDEVEPVRRTVFGGAIGYLGWHGNMDTAIAIRTAVMKDGKVHVQAGAGVVADSDPMAEWDETNKKALAIIKAVEMACDGLEIG
- a CDS encoding RsiV family protein, giving the protein MQTHPRKHTLMAMILAMGLGAFSLAQASDFYVQSKWVETDGTPYESCGEYCPSVDYQLIHTGHMWLDSVINKDVLAIIDVLDEHDPNSAIAKQTKTFYDKPLVTDRELARELNRITNNLVGAVNTARAEDSIYSYSVMATPSMIGMHKGLALMRIDGNVYTGGAHDLPSSYYYVFDLTNKKLLTLDDIIIAGQQDALEQMLYAKFYEYLIAMEVEPSEIMNSWDFAVTDNFMFDETGVEFLYQPYEITPYVFGMPSLHLSYAELKGILKSQYLK
- a CDS encoding 2,3-butanediol dehydrogenase gives rise to the protein MSMKVARWYGQRDIRVETAPIPSPKAHQVKIAVKYTGICGSDLHEYLGGPIFIPTKDNHPYSGQKAPITMGHEFAGEIVEVGSDVTGVQVGDRVTVEPILAKNGLTGKYNLDENLGFVGLMADGGFAEFCVVDAELVHKLPDSIDYEQGALTEPAAVALYAVRQSKLKAGDTAAVFGCGPIGLLVIEALRAAGATDIYAVELSAERQAKATELGAIVIDPAKVDAVAEIKRLTGGGADVSFEVTGVAPVLKQSIEAIKNDGECVIVSIWEGEASIHPNEIVIKEKTVKGIIAYRDVFPAVLKLMEQGYFSKDKLVTKRIKLENIVEEGFEALVKEKSQVKILVEPK